In the Primulina tabacum isolate GXHZ01 chromosome 15, ASM2559414v2, whole genome shotgun sequence genome, CCCAATGATACATCTGattgttttagaattgatgctACCGACGAGTTGGTTGAGTATGGTTTGCAGGGACTACTTGATGAGGATCCTTTGGCGGTCTGTTTGACCCATTCATGCCCGCAAGAATTGAGAAATAAAGAGCTGGATGAATGCATTCATTATCTGGAAGCAGGCAGACCGATCTCAAAAACGGTAAACTCTAGGATTGGAGAGCTTGGGCATGTCCCAAGACCTTTAAAGTCATCCATCGAAGAAGTCCCAATCCTAGAGATGAAACCTCTTCCTTCGCACTTAAAATATCTATTTCTGCTTGATAATGATAAATTGCCAGTAATAGTGTCCTCTACTTTGACAGGTACGGAAGAAGAAAAGCTGTTGCGAGTTCTGAGAGATAATATCAAAGCCATAGGTTGGAGTATTGCAGACATAAAAGGGATCAGTTCATCCatgtgcatgcacaaaattctgaTGGAGGCCGATCACAAGACATCTACCCAACCTCAAAGGCGTCTGAACCCAACTATGCAAGAGGTGGTGAAGAAAGAGGTGATAAAGCTACTGGACGCAGGTATTATTTACCCGATTTCTGATAGTAGGTAGGTAATTCCAGTACAAGTAGTTCCGAAAAAAGGTGGGATCACGGTAGTAAAAAATGAGAACAATGAATTGATTCCTACCAGAACTGTTACAGGGTGgcgtgtttgcattgattataggaaaCTGAATGATGCCACCCGTAAAGACCATTTCCTCCTCCcgtttattgatcaaatgttggaaATGTTACCTGGACATCCTTTCTACTGTTTCCTGGATGGCTACTCGGGTTATATGCAAATTCCTATTGACCCTGAAGATCAGGAGAAAATCACTTTTACATGTCCTTACGGGACATTTGCATATAAACGAATGTCATTCGGTCTATGTAATGCACCAGCAACTTTCCAACGCTGCATGATGGCgatttttcatgacatgattgaggattttatagaaatattcatggatgacttttctgTCTTTGGATCTTCATTCGATACTTGTTTGATTAATTTGTCTAAGGTCTTAGAGAGATGTGAGGAGTCAAATCTGGtcttaaattgggaaaaatgtcatttcatGGTGAGAGAGGGAATAGTGTTGGGGCACAAAATTTCTGAAACTGGGATTGAAGTTGATAAGGCTAAAATTGAAGTAATAGAAAAACTCCCAGCCCCAACAAACATTAGAGGAGTGCATAGTTTTCTAGGACATGCAGGGTTCTATAGGCGCTTCATAAAAGATTTTTCTTACATTGCTAAGCCACTGACCAATTTGCTGATAAAAGATGTGCGTTTTGATTTTTCTGATGAGTGTGTGCAGACATTTAAATTTTGAAGGAGAAATTGATCACCGCACCTGTGATGATAGCACCTGACTGGGGGTCGCCATTTGAGGTGATGTGTGATCCAAGTGACACAGCTCTAGGGGCAGTGTTGGGGCAAAAGAGAGAAAAATGCATCCATGTCATCTACTATGCTAGTATGACACTGTCAGCTGCCCAACTGAACTATGCCACTACAGAGAAGGAGCTTCTTGCTGTGGTTTTTGCTCTGGATAAATTtagatcttatttaattgggaGAAAAGTTGTAGTGCACACCGATCATTCAACCTTGAAATACTTAATGTCTAAAAAGGATGCAAAGCCAAGGCTAATTCGCTGGATTCTTCTGTTGCAGGAATTTGACTTGACGATAATCGATAGGAAGGGGACAGAGAACCAAGTTGCAGATCATCTTTCGCATCTGGAGAATCTTATTCAAGGTAATGACATTATTCGCGATGATTTCCCGGATGAACAACTCTTTGAAATCAACAGTTTACCATGGTATGCTGattttgttaattatttatcaagtaaGTTCATTCCTCCCCATTTTACGTATCAGCAAAAGAAGAAGTTTTTCTCagatttgaaatattatttgtGGGAGGATCCTTATTTGTTTAGAATATGTGCAGACGGTATAGTCCGGAGATGTATTCCCCAAGGAGAGGTAAGCGAAATTTTGTTTCATTGTCATACTGGTCCGGCTGGAGGCCATTTTGGGGCAACTAGAACTGCATCCAAAGTCCTCCAGTCttgtttttattggcctactcTGTTTAAGGATACACATGAATATGTCACAAAATGTCCAGATTGTCAGCGCACAGGTAATATCTATAGGAGACATGAATTACCTCTCAATAATAATCTTGTGTGTGAAATATTTGATGTGTGGGGTATCGATTTCATGGGTCCATTCCCGGTTTCTTTTGGGAACAAGTATATTTTGGTGGCTGTAGATTACGTGTCTAAGTGGGTGGAGGCAACTTCATGCAAGACTAATGATTCTAGGGTTGTCGTTCAATttcttatgaaaaatattttctcacgtTTTGGCACACCTAGAGCCATTATTAGCGATTGGGGTACTCATTTTTGCAATCGTCAATTTGACAGTCTGTTGGCTAAGTATGGGGTCcgacataaggtggccacaccttatcatcctcaaactagtGGCCAAGTCGAGGTATCAAACAGAGAACTTAAACGCATTCTTGAGAAGACTGTCGGTGCTTCAAGGAAAGAATGGTCTAGAAAACTCGACGATGCACTTTGGGCTTACCGAACTTCATTTAAAACCCCCATTGGCATGTCCCCGTTTAGACTATTGTATGGGAAGTCGTGTCACCTAcctgttgaacttgaacataaggcTTATTGGGCtactaaatttttaaattttgatgatAAAGCCACAGGTGACGAGAGAGTGCTGCAACTGAATGAACTAGATGAGTTTAGGTTGGATGCCTATGAGAACGCCAAGCTTTACAAGGAGAAAACCAAACGTTGGCATGATCAGAACATCGTTCATCGAGAATTTGTGGTGGGACAACTGGTACTGTTATATAATTCTCGACTAAaattgatgccaggtaagtTGCGTTCACGGTGGTCAGGACCATACACCATCACACAAGTTTTCCCCTATGGGACGGTGGAGATCACTAGTGAAACAACTGGAGCATTCAAGGTGAATGGGCATAGGCTGAAAGTTTATCATGGTGGTACCGTGCCCGATGAGCCAACCAACGTGGATCTGCAGGATCCAAATTGAATACAGGGAGCACAGTCAGGCTATCGACTATAAATTTAGCgcttgctgggaggcaacccaatgTTTATTTTAGTTTTCTTTCGTCTTTTCTTTTAGTTTCTTTACGTTTTGTTTTATGCATATCTCGTGAGCTAATCTCTGTTAATGGTGGTGCAGGTAATTTATTCACTGGAGGTGGGATTTCTCAAGTGTGGGAGAGTCTATCAGGGCGAGCGGTTTCAGGACGTCAAATAGACCAGGGAAGTTTCTGtacaattcttgcatcttgtgtGCTTGATTGAGTTTCAAATTTGATGTATAGATTTATAGAATTGTACATTCATGGCTTCACATATGGATTTGGTTCGTAGTGTTCAGGgaattgatataaaaaaaacCCTAGAACTCGTCTGATTAGCCCTCGAAGCGAAAATACGAACGATgatgacttagggatgatttaggcgatctttggaccgtttgagcctttcaagcctacCTGATACATCATTTATTGTCTCTAGTAACCCCTCTTGAGCCTGTAAAAATCGAAtggtgtgtgtcaatgacacACAATTAGACCTCATTCGTAATTTATTCAATGTCCCACATAAACTACCTGAATTCTAGCTTATACACTTTTATCCTACCCGAACGTTTGAGAAAAATAAACCCTTCGAGCGCTCTGAAATGTTCCAAAACTCACATGTGCGGAAAAAGACGTATCTAAAGGAGTTGTTGAATTGCCTTTGAATGAAAAAAGTggatttattgaaaaaaaaagggGTATAAAGTGTATGGTATTGAAGACATCCGAAATATTTGTGGGTGAAAGTTGAAGGACAATAGAAAGGAAAGAGATAATAGAGCTCTAAAGATGATAAAAGTACAGTAATCGGTGACGAGTTAAAGAGTTGAATGAATGCGCCGCAGGAAAATATTTATCTTCTCTCACTTTTGATTCCCATGCcttttattgtagccgtgaacCTTAGCCTtacgttataagcttaaaaagACATATTAACCAAGTCATCGTCGTTCAACATTTAGTAGAGAGGGGTATGAAAGTCGAGCATATGGGGCGTTacgaaaaaaaaatgaaaaatgaatgAATATAAGTGATCCTGAAACCAAGTAGCTGTTGATGAGTATGAATTCTGACTTGCACACTACACACATCTCGTTCCGTTGATCTTTACTGGGTAATGTTTGATTCTTGATTTGTGATGAAAACGAATCTTGTGATATTCGAAGCATGATCTTTTGACTGGGAGTGaaggagtttgacaaattgagaaGTTTTGATTGTACTACTTGAGTTCTGAATCTAAAATATGTTTCATCTTTATTTCTTGTCTGatttgttcgaggacgaacaaaggTTATGTGTGGGGGAGTTGATAAGCACGAATTTCATAGCATTTTGAGGCctttattttgtcgtattcgtGCTTATCTGACATTTTTATTCCGAGTTTTGCGCTTAATTCGTGTTATTTTGCTATTTGCAGGTTTGACCAAAAGATAATGATAGCCgaagaaaacaaaaaagagTCAAGCGTCACAATGCCATGTCAGAAATACccgaaaaaatagaaaaatagaGGAAGAGAGAACCCGGAcccagacacggaccccgtgtaagggtccgtgccTCAGAAGCCAAAGGAAGACATTgacagagcctacacggaccccctgcCGGACCTGTACCCGGGGTCCGTGTCATCTGTCCTCGAGAATGAAAAATCCAgtgtgtacacggaccccgagACGGAtctctacacggggtccgtgtccagtaTTCCGGAAGAAGGTTTggacagagtctacacggacccattTCCTGATgcatgcacggggtccgtgtccttgaGATCAGAATCAGATTTGTTCGTGATTTGGAAGGAAATAAAAGGAGGAAAGACCTAAACAAAAAgggttcctttttttttttacgtttGAGAAGGAGGCCGCCATTCAGAGAAGAAAAGGAGAACTTTGAGACTTTTGGAAGACGGCGTTGGCTAGGGAGAAACGAGAGGAAAAACGTGCCTTACACGCAAGATTCGAGCACCATCACTGAGATTTGCTCTTCTCTCGTTTTTTTATTTTCGTCATGAATTCGAATATTAGATTTCATTCTAGTCTTGAATTTATGGAGTAATTTTTCTTGTGATCGGGACCACGATAGGGACAAACTATTGATTTTGTTCGTTCATTGGATTATTTGATTTATGAATtaatttatgttattgattaatgttgGCATAATTTTCGTGCTTTTAATCTGAccaattatttgcatgtttgttgtttgatcttGACTCGAAAGAGAATTAGATTAAATTTaccttcaaaaatattaatcaacacacggttaaatcgactagaaatagtattcggtttcaatgTGCGATTTTAGGCGACTGCTGTGATTCCATCGTTGAATAATGTATTTTTGTttgattaaattcaattaaaaataattggactgttaaatgAAAATAGGATTATAAATTCTAGAAATAGATTTATAGCAAATTCAGAGAATTTCATCGTGGCATCGAATAATCTGTGGTTAGTTAATTCCAATGCATGATAATAATCAAAGTTTGGACCGTTGTGTGTTCCCgatcattttattaaatttgaaaatatcccAAGTTTCAACCTGTCCTGCAAGTCGAACATAGTTAACAATTtagcataatttaatttaatttaatttcaccAGTTTAAATTATCATCAAATCACTTATTATTGTTTGCCTATATTAAATCGAGTAATTTAAATCTtagtatttaaataatagtctcTGTGGGAACGATACTTGGACTTTTcgtccaattactataacttgacatagtccgcttgctagaattTTTCACAACCGAAATAGCCGGTCAATGACACATGAATTATCCACATATTTAAGGGAAGTGAAAGAATTCGCATTTGAACAAATATGACGAGATGCCCTCGAATCCACGATCCAACATGAAGGTGAATGCAACATATTAGGATAGATATCGAGAGACAACTACCTGAATTAAAGTGATCATTCGAACCATCTTTCCGATCAATTTTCTTGTCAACAGCGGAGAGATGTTGAACAAACATGGCCATCAGTTGTTCCATCTGTTTCTTATCAAAATTCTGTAAGATATTTGAAGAAGAATCAAGAGTGTCTCGGGTTCCAGATGAAGCAATCTGTCCTAATACTTGATTTACTAGAGCAGGCGAAATTCTGTTCATATATTTGGTTCTGTTTTTGTATCCGGGTGGATAGCCATGAATCTTGTAACAGGTATCCACAGTGTGGCCAGGAACATTGTATGAAGTACAATATGGTCTGCCTTTCTGGAATTTATTTCTCACTTTGTTATTGTGCTGTGATTGGTGTTGCTCCACTTTGAGTGCAAATGCCAAGTCGTTTGTGGGTGTATTGAAGTTAGATTGATTTCCAATAGCCCTTTGTCTCTCTTCTTGTATGACTAAAGCAAAAATTATGTTGATAGACGAAAGAGGATCAAGTAGAAGAACTTGACTCCTGATATGAGTAAATGAATCATTGAGACCCATGAGGAAAGGCATGGCGTAATCCATCTGAACATTGTTGTCAATGTTCTTGGTCCCATAACAATTGCACTTACCACAACTGCAAACCGGGCGAAATTGATTTAATTCTTCCCAAATGGCCTTAAGCTTAGTGAAGTAGATACCAACCGGATCTTGATCTTGACGTAAATTGATCAATTCTCTACGTAGTTGGAATATTCTGGGAGCATTGCTTTGTTGGAAACGATCTCGCAGATCCTTCCATATATCTTCTGCTGATTCTGCGAACAAGACGCTCGCTGATATCTCCTTGGATACAGAATTCAGTAGCCAAGAAATGACTATGTTGTTGTTTCGTGTCCACGCATTTGTCAAGGTGAGATCACTCTCTGGTGGTTTGGGAATAGATCCATCAATGAAACCCAGCTTGTTCTTAACGGAGAGTGCAATTGTCATTGCTCGACTCCATGACGGAAAATTTTCGCCAGTGAGTTGCTGTGAAACCAGGAGTAGCCCTGGATTATCAGAATGATGTAGAAAGTAGGGCTCGATTGATCATCAACGGCTGATCGCCCCATTTGCAGATTCCATGCCGGGGAATTCGTGTTTGCCATGGATCCAGATGCCGATATTCAGCATTTCCAATTACGAATTTTGAGAATGAAAGTAAACTCACTAGACACTAGCTCGACGAGAGAATCGCAATCTCACTGATCATTCGACGAGAGAATCGCTCTCACTGATCATCTGCTCACCAATGTTTTGTGCAGCTGTTGTGCGgaaatgctctgataccatattacAGAGATAAGCATACACCGAATGGAAGAAGAGTTTTCATTATGTATTCGAGAATCAGAGAGAGTTGGGAGACGTCTGTACATCATCTATTATTTATCATATGCTTTTATCAATTGAGTAAGCTTGACTAACTATCTAACTAACTATAACTAACTAATAACCGAGCTAACTTACTGCTAACTATAACTAACTAATAAACTATAACTAACTAATAACCGAGCTAACTTACTGCTAACTATAACTAACTAATAACCGAGCTGACTGTTAGCCTGATATGATGAAAATTAAAAGTTTCAAcaataaacatgtgatataattaattattattttttaaaaaaagaatttgTTGAAACTGTGCATGTTAACTTGTATTGAAGGCTGAAGCAATTAGGactgttaaataattaatattcaaatccagaattaattaagttataaaatcacaacaacaaaaaacaaaaacaatttCAGGCCGCATAATTATCAGCTGAAACCCATTCGAAAATAACTTCCCCCCTAAATGTTAAATGTCAAGTGCGATTCTTGTGAACtatttttcatctaaaataCAATGAGTCCTCCCAGAAAAAGCACCaagaagattgaagaatcaTATAAAATTTCTATTTCCTTTCCACCATCTTGATGCAGCTAATTGCAGGACCGGCCATACAGAATATACAAAAGTAGCATCGATAGGTTGGACTCATAGGCACCTCCATATCTCCAAATGTAAGACCAGCAATCAATGAGAAGCACGTGGTGTTATGCTCGATGTCAATCTCAGGGAAACTGCAAGATTGAAACAAGTATCAAAATACATGAAGCAATGATATCCTGAACATTTTCCAATATATGAAAACAATGCTTTGAAAGGTTAGATGACTTGTATCGGTTCGGTTCATTTCAAAGAGGAAAAAGAGCCGGGGTAGATAATGGAAACTATCATCTTTACCTTTAGCATCTGATTTCAAATCCCATCTACATCTGTTCGAAACAAATAGTCTTCGTCGTCTAATTCCTCATGGTAAAGAGTTATTGAGGGCACACCAATCTTTTCGATATTTTCGATCTCATGTGATGATCTTTGGCCCTGAAAGATTATACTTGCTACTTATCAATCACAAGCTCATTTTGCATGCATGGAGAACTATGAAAGACATTATTAATCATAACTCACTGCCATGTTTCAGTTTAGCCGATCAATACTGTATCTTAAAGGAACTAACCTTCTTCAAGATATAAATGAAATAATGAAATCCATCTCCGAATGTCCTCCATTCAAGAGACCACGTAAATGTGGGAGCATTAAAGAAAGGACGCCTGAAGTGCGGCTACAGAACCAAAAATCAAAGTTTCATTAGTTTTATTGTTATGGTGGGAAGTAGTGGGAatcattgagttttctttctacCTGACCAAATGTGATGGAAATGAAAACGCCGCGGGGTTTCAAAACTCGATGAACACCTTGGAGCATTGCCATAACCCTCTCTGTTGTTAGAGGTTCCGGGTTCCATGGATCACCCGAGTCAACAAACAATACATCCTATgcaacaaaaaatttaaaaaaaatagaggctcgataaaaactttaaattaataaataaaaaaagataaTCATAAAACTCCCTTTAAAATTGAAGGTTTTTAGGGACCGTTAAGCATATTAGATGGGATGATCTAGAGTTGATAAAATAAGATATTTTACATTTTGATTCTATGTGCCTCGTTCATCATATCCCATGTACCAAACGTCCCCTTGTACGCGTCTTCATCAAGTAAAATGAATCGTTTATGCGAAAAGGGGGATGGATATGAAATTATCGAGAGGATCCTAAAAAAACTTAACGCATTCATGCTCTAATTTCACGTAGTCCAACTTGCTTAATCAGTTCATCCCCTACCAACCAAACCAATCCATGAAGAACATAATTGGATCAAGGAAACAAGATTATTCTTTTTGGTGGCTAAGTCAGAAACCAAAAATTCcagtttctttctttctttgtttttctttaatAATAAAAGAGGCGCAAAATCCACGATCTTTACATGCGGTACAGAAATATGTTTGTGTGTGCATATACAAACTTAAAAAACTCTGATGGATTAATCGCCCCTGCCCATTCCCTCTAGCTCTCACTCATTCATCCATTTTTTTCCTCATAAACCAAACCTACAACAAATATTCCTAATTATCTAATTCTATTATATACTAAGAGATGATGTTCTTCTATTGACAAAGATGATTAATAATTCAACCTTACCATGGTTCCCTTCTCTATAACAACATCAAAACATTCATCTTCAAATGGCAGGTTTAACATGTCAGCTTCCACTACTTTAATTTCTGATAACAACACAAGCCAAAATACCAACAACTTGAGAATTGAATCCCATCAGCTATTAGGAACTAAATTCTTGTAATGCAGTCATTGTACATAAAAATAAACTCGTCATAAAAAAACAATGAACCATTATAAATAAAcaaaatcaagaattggttcAAGCCCTATGCCCTCAACTTAGTAGaaaagatttttaaaaaatgaatccAAGATAAGGAACACCTTTAAAGCCCTTAGAAGACAATCGTTGCTTCATCTTCTCCACAGCAACTGGAGACAAATCAATGCAGGTCAGCTCGGTAATTCCATCTCTATACAATTCTTCACACAGCTGAGAGTTCCCACAACCGACCTCCAATACCTATTTTATTGGTAACCCAACATTAAAAATCATTCCTTTTTTTCCCGGAAATAAGCAAGCGATTTCAGCAAATATATAAAACGAGCGATTCACCGAAGCATTGGGCTCAATTTCTCGAAGAATAAGATCCCGGAAATGAGAATAGTCTTTGAACCATTCGTAATGCTCTTCCTCAGCAAATCTCTGGTCCCTAAACTTCAATATTTGATTCACAGGTAACAAAAATGACTCAGTTACAATTCTTAAGAAGATGCATGGAATTTCGCAGCTGACCAGTAGTGGCGGTCGAGGTACGCGGATGCAGTGGCCGGAACGGCTTCGTATTTGTCAGTCTTTGGCACATCCATCTTTCATCGAAGGTAATTTCCGGAACGGTGTGTGGCAAACCTACATGCTGTTTATAAATGGGCTTCCAAACAAAATTAACCCAAAACAAAATTAACCCAAATTTAACATGTGGCCCAATCTAATTTCTTAAATGAGCCCATTAAGAATTGGAAATATTGGTTCGCCCATAGTCACGCAATAGGTGTGATTTTTGAGTCTGTTTGGTTGGAGaaa is a window encoding:
- the LOC142527955 gene encoding uncharacterized protein LOC142527955, whose protein sequence is MDVPKTDKYEAVPATASAYLDRHYWDQRFAEEEHYEWFKDYSHFRDLILREIEPNASVLEVGCGNSQLCEELYRDGITELTCIDLSPVAVEKMKQRLSSKGFKEIKVVEADMLNLPFEDECFDVVIEKGTMDVLFVDSGDPWNPEPLTTERVMAMLQGVHRVLKPRGVFISITFGQPHFRRPFFNAPTFTWSLEWRTFGDGFHYFIYILKKGQRSSHEIENIEKIGVPSITLYHEELDDEDYLFRTDVDGI